One Anolis carolinensis isolate JA03-04 unplaced genomic scaffold, rAnoCar3.1.pri scaffold_13, whole genome shotgun sequence genomic window, agtgtgaagtttggaaccctgcgcagacggggaagccttagcattgaacagttgtgttgttaaagtgccaagtatggaaccctgcgcagacggggaagccttagcattgaacggttgtgttgttaaagtgccaagtatggaaccctgtgcagacggggaagccttagcattgaacggttgtgttgttaaagtgtgaagtttggaaccctgcgcagacggggaagccttagcattggacggttgtgttgttaaagtgtgaagtttggaaccctgcgcagacggggaagccttagcattgaacagttctgttgttaaagtgccaagtatggaaccctgcgcagacggggaagccttagcattgaacggttgtgttgttaaagggcgaagtatgcaaccctgcgcagacggggaagccttagcattgaacggttgtgttgttaaagtgtgaagtttggaaccctgcgcagacggggaagccttagcattcaatggttgtgttgttaaagggcgaagtatggaaccctgtgcagacggggaagccttagcattggacggttgtgttgttaaagtgtgaagtttggaaccctgcgcagacggggaagccttagcattgaacagttgtgttgttaaagtgccaagtatggaaccctgcgcagacggggaagccttagcattgaacggttgtgttgttaaagtgccaagtatggaaccctgtgcagacggggaagccttagcattgaacggttgtgttgttaaagtgtgaagtttggaaccctgcgcagacggggaagccttagcattggacggttgtgttgttaaagtgtgaagtttggaaccctgcgcagacggggaagccttagcattgaacagttctgttgttaaagtgccaagtatggaaccctgcgcagacggggaagccttagcattgaacggttgtgttgttaaagggcgaagtatgcaaccctgcgcagacggggaagccttagcattgaacggttgtgttgttaaagtgtgaagtttggaaccctgcgcagacggggaagccttagcattcaatggttgtgttgttaaagggcgaagtatggaaccctgtgcagacggggaagccttagcattggacggttgtgttgttaaagtgtgaagtttggaaccctgcgcagacggggaagccttagcattgaacagttgtgttgttaaagtgccaagtatggaaccctgcgcagacggggaagccttagcattgaacggttgtgttgttaaagtgccaagtatggaaccctgtgcagacggggaagccttagcattgaacggttgtgttgttaaagtgtgaagtttggaaccctgcgcagacggggaagccttagcattcaatggttgtgttgttaaagggcgaagtatggaaccctgcgcagacagggaagccttagcattggactgttgtgttgttaaagtgtgaagtatggaaccctgcgcagacggagaagccttagcattgaacggttgtgttgttaaagtgcgaagtatggaaccctgcgcagtcagtgcaacttaagcaacgtgcagtcattgcattcttgacagcaaaaggtgtcaccccaaaggagattcctcagagaatgcaagccgtttgtggtgattgtgttgatgtgagtcctgtgcgttgttgggcgagtaagtttgaagatgttgaggtgggaacatctgacttgtgggACAAACCAAGAGTTGgtcatcctgtgacagcaaccactgagtttcacaagcaaaaggtggacagattgattcaggacaatcgtcgtatcgctcagagagaaattccaagcatcatcggcatttcacaagaacgtgtggctcatattattgctttgcttggcgatCGGATGTTGAAagaactgtgagacactggttgaggaaacagagtgtcgacttcttccgtgacggctttgtcgttggcagaaatgtatccaactgtctggtgattgtgtgggaaagtgaatagtggttttTTAAAgatcacattctaaggattatttctgcacttgatttattaaaatactagcttgggaacctggcggtgcccgggtcttttgagaaacctgtgtgccaagtttggtccagatccgaagtcggctgggttcagtgctgtctgtataagggtgaactacaactcccagagccaaaggacaatcacctcaaaaccctgcctgtatgctcagttgggcatgatgagacagtgtctcaagtttggtccagatccaaagtcggctgggttcagtgctgtctgtgtaagggtgaactacaactcccagagcaagaagtgagtgaagctaattggtccatcctcccccaatctgccccaggacgGAAAGGGATTCATgtgggttctatgtgccaagttaggtccagttccgtcactggtgggcttcAGAGTGGCCTGTGGGTTTTGTAGCGATTGaaaatactacaaatcccatcatccatggtccatcatcccgcaaacggcaccaggacgtaaagtgcgtcatgggggttaagcgtgtcaagtttggtccagatccgtcattcctggtggtctcagtggcctgtgaaagtggcggccaatcagaaagctgccacatactcgcatacatacatacccacatacgtatccgcatacaaacattcacttttattatatactagctgtgcccggccacgcgttgctgtggctaggacttaatttttcttttctttttgttgtatgaacgtagaggcgtggatgagaggttgtgctgtcaattttcaaggttgtggggcgtttagtttagttgttttgtccggtgccgtgattccattacccttttatatatatagatatagagtagagtctcactcatccaagcctcgcttatccaagcttctggattgtccaagccattttgtagacaatgttttcaatatatcatgatattttggtgctaagttcgtaaatacagtaattacaacataacattactgcctattgaactactttttctgtcaaatttgttgtctaacatgatgttttggtgcttaatttgtaaaatcataacctaatttgatgtttaataggcttctccttaatccctccttattatccaaggtattcgcttatccaagcttctgacggcccgtttagcttggataagtgagactctactgtatatagatatacatagattaccatccaaacccaagtaacgaaggtggaggcattacttttcattcaaccctcgtgtgtgtgtgtgtgtgtgtgtgtgtgtgtgtgtgtgtgtgtgtatatatatatatatatatagagagagagagagaggggggagagatggatacatgcacacacacacacacacacacttgcatgCTTTGGTTGGCGTAGGAAGTGTGAACGCCTTCCTGTGAGGTTTCCTTTGCTGCCTGTAACTCTGTTGGGAAGCTTCCCCAAACTTTCTGTCTGTAAGAATTTGCAAAACgtgtcttgttgtggaaagaaggattggggataaagtttcagtggagaagcTTTTCCCCCCTGAGGATAACTTTTCCAGGAGGggatttcccttcttttctttgtcTTCAGTCCCGTTGGGAACCGGGAGTTGTTTGCGAGTGGGGTGCCTGTAACTGGAGGAGAGGATCCTGAAGTGtagcctttcctcctcctcctcctcctcctcctcctcttcctcctcctcctttctgagCTCAACAGGGCGGTGACTTTCCTGGGTCCCTTTttgccaaggaggaggaggagaagtaacGGTCTGGAAGAAGGAAGCAGGCGGAAAAGGAGAGGAGATTTTGCCGGGCTTGGCCTCTTGCGCCTCTGCAGCCCAGCCCAGTCCCGGGACAGGAGAAGCCGCCTCTGCAGCCCAGCCCAGTCCCGGGACAAGAGAAGCCGCCTCTGCAGCCCAGCCCAGTCCCGGGACAAGAGAAGCCGCCTCTGCAGCCCAGCCCAGTCCCGGGACAAGAGAAGCCGCCTCTGCAGCCCAGCCCAGTCCCGGGACAAGAGAAGCCGCCTCTGCAGCCCAGCCCAGTCCCGGGACAagagaagcaagcaagcaagcaagctagGAGCCGGCTTCCTCTGCCGTCGGAAAGAGGCCGATGCAAAAAAGAGTAGGAGTTGTCCTTCCTTTCGAAGACATTGCATGGCTTGAGACTCATGGGCAAGAGTCCCGATGCTGTTGAGCTGCAGTTTTGCATCCTGGGCTTTGCAATTCCTTGCACTTCATTCCCTGGGAAGGAGGCTGAAACAGGACCGGGTTGTTGCCATCTGTCTCCTTGTGGAGACTAAGCCAGGATGCCAGGCTTAGTCATGGAAAGCTTTGATTCATAGTGACCTCGTGCATGAGGCGTCCTTCCTGTTCGCAACTGGCCTTGTGTtcgggattcctcttcttcagagagCAGGAAAGTGGTCATGAATCGGagaggcagttggaatctgaggaggagattttgcaagcacccacatttcaggagaggcgaaagaaaacagagcagagacgtcattcagctagaatagctgtcagaaatgcagctgagtaattaggaactgccttaGCAGCTGAGAGGAGACTCAGAGCTAAAAAGCAGaatcaggtgcagccagctcttgctggcaacaaactgactctaatgcctaagccttcactcctcttgtgcctgcttcgagtctgcatctgggaaattgctcctaaggatttattgctgtttctttgtctgaagtaagactgctatttgaatcTGAggttgagttggaatctgaggaggagaatgggggggactcagggctatacagcagaagcaggtgcagccagctcttgctgggaacaaactgactctttgctccccttgtgcctgcttcgagtctgcatctgggaaactgctcctaaggatttattgctgtttctttgtctgaagtaagactgctatttgaatctgagggtgagttggaatctgaggaggagactgggaggggactcagggctataaagcagaagcaggtgcagccagctcttgctggcaacaaactgactctttgctccccttttgcctgcttcgagtctgcatctgggaaactgctcctaaggatttattgctgtttctttgtctgaagtaagactgctatttgatttgggaatttatcatagactaagaactgtgcttgccctaagacttccttgcttccttttgcattattccactgagtgtgctgtactttatgttttgctgttttaagtgttttaaggctgttcttgaaagacaaaacaggacaccttGAGAGacggacagagagacagagactaAGAACCCCATGCGCCCAGAGTTGGGCACCATGCACTCTTCGCATACTCAGAAACCCCCTCGATGCCAGCCATGActacagcctcctcctcctcctcgtattACCGCCTCAACGAGCGGGTCTTCTGGCCTTTGGCGCTGCTGTGTCTCTGGCAGGCCTGGAGGAGCCGTGCCATTGAAGGCGCCGTGACCTCCTCGTCCTCCTTCCTGAAAGAGCGCTCGTTGTTGCTGCTGGTGGTCCTGCTGCTGTTGGGCGCCTGGGCCTTGAGGCGACGTCTCCGTTGCCAGCAAGGTGCCAAGGAGGCGAGAGTGGTGCAGTCCTCGAGGGTCGAAAGCAAGACTCGTGGCGGTCGTCGCTTGGCCTTGGAGGCCTTCTCCGCCGAGCAGCAGCTTCTCCGTCCGTCCCCGCACGTCTTGGGCCACAGCAAGGCACGCCTGGCCCAGGTGGCGGCTGCGCTGGCCAAGGCCGGGAGAGAAGGAAGACCCTCGGGGATGTCGCTGCGGGGCGACTGGGTCCTGGGTGGTGCCCACAAACAGCCTCGACGACCCGGTGCCGCCTTCGAGGTGCTACTGCCCTTGCGCCTCCCGCTGGGAGTCCGCCTCCGAGTGGCCCCCTCCGAGGACCCCCGAGGGGTCTTCTCCTGCGCTCTGGAGGTCTCTCTCAAGGAAGACGGGGCCGCAGTCGGGGCGCTGTGTGTCGAGGGGCCCCAAGGAGACACCTGCTTGTCGTCAGCTCTGACCCTGCGCTGGTTCGCGGCCCAACTGAAGCGGAGCCTGCGGGCGGTGCGTTGCGGTCTGCAGGAGCAGCCGAGCCTGGACGCGGGCCCCGGACGGGCCCCAATCCTCCGCCTCGGCCCCTGCCCCGACGACTACGTCTGCAGCCACCTCTGCCTGTCCTTACGCCTCATCCCGGCCCTCCCTGTCGGCAAGGGCCTCTTCTTGACCCCTTTGCCGGGCCACCAAGGTGCCCTCTGGACGCTGGACACCTCCCGCCTGTGGGACTGGGTG contains:
- the itpripl2 gene encoding inositol 1,4,5-trisphosphate receptor-interacting protein-like 2, yielding MPAMTTASSSSSYYRLNERVFWPLALLCLWQAWRSRAIEGAVTSSSSFLKERSLLLLVVLLLLGAWALRRRLRCQQGAKEARVVQSSRVESKTRGGRRLALEAFSAEQQLLRPSPHVLGHSKARLAQVAAALAKAGREGRPSGMSLRGDWVLGGAHKQPRRPGAAFEVLLPLRLPLGVRLRVAPSEDPRGVFSCALEVSLKEDGAAVGALCVEGPQGDTCLSSALTLRWFAAQLKRSLRAVRCGLQEQPSLDAGPGRAPILRLGPCPDDYVCSHLCLSLRLIPALPVGKGLFLTPLPGHQGALWTLDTSRLWDWVREHAPQDACHLQCLRILEGLRDRTGHALGPPLRKQWSRILRFEVLEMALLRLLLLQRGPWGAWGGRRLEERLGELVAFLVGALQKRRMMHLFLGSGASRLPPALGLPRMLKEADPVNLLAGFEEPSLDRVALRLWDAWQQAETLLGGNEARYQDGRKHPH